The genomic window CACTTTTTCAGCAAGCAGCGCGCGCAGTTTTTCGGGGGTATCGGCTTCCTCAAATTCGGGTTCGCCGTCTGGTTTGCCAAAGACGCGAATCATAACTTCCTGCGTGAAAAATTCCCAAGGTTGCGGGAAGTGTGTTTTTTGATGCAGCACTTCGCCCGTCTCTTTATCCACAGTTTTACCGTCAAACGCGTTCATTTCTTTGTAACGTACAAAACGGGTAATTCTCTGCTGCATGGCAACGGTCGAACAGGCAACGACAACTGCGTCCAAAGCATGATGGCGGTCGTTTTCCGCACGTACTTTGTGTAATCCCCAAAAACCGCGCAATAAATTGGTAATTTGTCCGTTGGAGGCAAATACACGTCTTTTTCCTTTTCCGGTCAGTTGCATATGGTCGGCAACAAATTGACATAGGAAACGGTTGACGTAGCGCGTATCGTTCAAGTTGCGTTCTTTAAATCCTTCTTCATCGAATTTTTGCAGTAGAACCCGTTGCTTTTTACTGTGAGGAAAACGGCTGGTTTCTACGCGCGCTTTAAATTCCAGCCATTCGCGGCTGTTGTCTTTGCCGTTAAAATATTCATAAGGTGTTCGGTTGCCTTTGTTTTGGTTTTCGCTGCCCAACACTAGCACTTTATTGTTGAAACTGTCATCCCATGTACGTGAAAACGGCAGAGCATGGTCAATTTCAACATAGCCTTTTTCGTTCAGACGACGTATATCGATTACCTTGCCTGAATACAGGCATTTTCCGTGCTGTTGCTCGTACAGGCGCAGTTTCAGAATATCTTTGGATTTGGGTTCGCCGACAAAATTGGGTAAATATTCTCGGAATTTGGCAGCGGCTTTTTCCCTGTCTTTGCGGTTTTCTTCCTGACGTTTCTCAATTTTTTTGCGATCTTTGAACGATTTACCCACTTCCCGCGCCGTTTCGATGTGGATGCGTGCCGGCGAACCGTAACGTCGTACGACGCCGTTAATGACTTTCCTTGCTTGAGATAAGGCGCGCAGGACGACAGGATTACGGATTTCGTCGGCGGGAATCGGCGGCAGATAAAGCGTTTCCTCCGAATTTTTCCTGCCATAGTGATCCCCGTAGATTTCGGCGCAGGCCTCATCGTAACGTTTGCCTTGTTCCATCAACGGCACAATTCGGCGCAATGCTTTCAAAGAAATTTGGATGAACTTGTCGAAGCTGATGTGTTTCAACAGCGCATCCAAGATTTCAGATTGCAAGCAGCCTTTCAGACGACCTGAAATATCCTCATCAGTTTTAAAGAGGGAAAATGCTGTGCCGATTTCATCCTGTAATTCGGGAGAAAGGCTCAAAGGAGATTTCTTGTCTTTCAAACCCTCTTTTTCTAGCGCGCGGCTGATGGCGTGGTAAGCCTTCATTTCCATCAGTGTTGCGGATTCGGCATTGTCTTTGCCGTAATGCAAGCCTTTGAAGAATGCCGTATCGTTCAAGCCCAGCAGTTTGCGGGCTTGGGCATAGGTCAGCTTGGACTTTTTGTATGGTTCGTCCATAAGCGTGGTACGTTCGGCATCAGTCAGCGGACGTTCGTTTCCTTGATTTAAAATACGCAGATTGTTCAGTTTGGTCAGCCAGATAAAACGTTCGGCGGTGTAGGTGTTTTTGGCTGCTTTCGGTTCTGCCGGCTCGAAGGTGCAATGTCCTAACATTTTTTGAACAGCATCGCCGGACAGGGCAGGACGTTGCGTCATCAGCAGGTTTTCAATACCGTTTTTGAGGTCGTCTGAAACATACGGATTGCCGAATTCTTTTTGTTTTTCAAACAGCAAAACCAGTTCCGCTTGTAAATCTTTGCGGCTGAACGTATGCGAATAATCTCCGCGCTGGTTACGGATATGACCGCTTTCTTTTTCAAATTTATTCAAAGCCAATTCGGCCGGAGTGCGAAAATCCCCTGCCTGTAAAGCGAGGGTATTGTCGGCTACGCCTTTGAGCAAAGCGCCAAGCTCCTTGTCGGCAGTTTCGCCTTCATTTTTCCGTTGCGATAAATAGCCGCGATGTTTGACCAAATGCAGCAAAACCGCTGCCCACTCCAAAGGTGCCAACCTGCGGTCTAATGCGGCCGCACGAAGTTGCCAAGGTGTATTCGGTAATAATTTGATAAAGCCGTTTTCATCAAAATCTTCGGGTTTTAAAACGCCTTCGTGCTTCAACAGACGGCGCGTTCGAAGCAGACGGTGGGCGCGGCGGCGGGTCAGGCGGCGAATGCTGCGTGCTGCACGCCTTGCCGCTGCCAACGAATCTCCCGTTTTCGGCACTTCCGCACGCTCAAAAACACGCACGCCCAAATCAATCAGGCGAACCGGATTTTCTTTATCATCAATTTCCACCATCGCCCAACCGACGGATGCAATACCGATGTCGAGACCGAGGATGTAATTCAGTGGATTGTGTTTAAAAGCAGTCATTTGTTTCTCCGCAATTTCATAAACAACAACAGCAATATATCTGAAAAAAGCATTAACATGCAAATGAAATAGTTGACTTCCGTTACTGCAATCGCTAAAATCCGCGACACATTGTTGCACTGCGAAATGAGAAACGTTGCTACAATAAGACCTCGAAGGATGTATGAAAATACATCGTGTCGCAATGCTCTGTACTTTAGAACTACTGTTCTGGAGAACATCATCAGCCCCTTGAAATTCTTCGGTTTCAAGGGGCATTTTCTTTGGCATCAAATATAAAAACGAAAGGTCGTCTGAAAACCTTGAATCCGGGTTTTCAGACGACCTTTCGTTTGCCATACTGTGTTAACGGATGTCCATAGGCGCGAAGGATTTGACGGTTTCGTCCACGGCTTTGACGCGGGTCAGGAAGTCTTCCAGTTGGGCAAGCGGCAGGGCGCTGGGGCCGTCGCATTTGGCTTGGTCGGGGTTGGGGTGTGATTCGAGGAAGAGGCCTGCGAGGCGGGTTGCCATGCCGGCGAGCGCCAAGTCCAGCACTTGCGCGCGCCGTCCACCGGATGCGGCGGCACCGGATTCGCGGGTTTGCAGGGAGTGGGTGACGTCGAAGATGACGGGCAGGCCGCCGCAGGTTTGCTTCATGACGCCGAAGCCGAGCATATCGACGACGAGGTTGTCGTAGCCGAAGTTGGCACCGCGTTCGCACAGGATGATTTGTCCGTTGCCTGCTTCTTGGAATTTTTCGACGATGTTTTTCATCTGCGAGGGGCTGAGGAACTGGGGTTTTTTGATGTTGATGACGTTGCCGGTTTTTGCCATGGCGACGACGAGGTCGGTTTGGCGGGCGAGGAAGGCGGGCAGTTGGATGACGTCGCAGACTTCGGCGACGGGGGCGCATTGGTAGGGTTCGTGGACGTCGGTGATGACGGGTACGTCAAACTCGCGTTTGACGGCTTGGAAGATTTTCATGCCTTCGTCCAAGCCGACGCCGCGGAAGGAGTGGATGGAGGAGCGGTTGGCTTTGTCGAAGGAGGCTTTGAAGACGTAGGGAATGCCGAGTTTGTCGGTCACTTTAACGTATTGTTCGCAGGCTTTGAGGGTGGAATCGAGGTCTTCCAAAACGTTAATGCCGCCGAACAGGGTAAAGGGAAGGTCGTTGCCGACGGTGAGGTTGTTGATGCGGATGTTCATGATGATGGGGCTTTCTCGAAGGTCGTCTGAAAATGGCTGAAAGGTCGTCTGAAAGCGGATTTTGCGGTTTCAGACGACCTTTGTGTTTTATAGGACGGTGTGCGGCGGCTCGTAGGAGAGGATGTCGCGGATTTTGTTGTGTTCGTCCACAAGGACGACTTTGGGTTCGTGCGCGGCGATTTCGGGTTCGGACAGCATGACGTAGGACATGATGATGACGATGTCGCCTTTTTGGACGAGCCGCGCGGCGGCACCGTTGAGGCAGACGACGCCGCTGCCGCGTTCGCCGGGGATGGTGTAGGTTTCGAAGCGTTCGCCGTTGTTGTTGTTGACGATGGCGACTTTTTCGTTAACGAGGATGCCTGCGGCGTCGAGCAGGTCTTGGTCTATGGTGATGCTGCCGACGTAGTTGAGGTCGGCTTCGGTAACGGTGGCGCGGTGTATCTTGCCGCCGAGCATGGTGCGGAACATGGGTTTCCTTTTGGTTTAGGATTGCGGATGCAGACGTATAGTGGATTAAATTTAAATCAGGACAAGGCGACGAAGCCGCAGACAGTACAGATAGTACGGAACCGATTCACTTGGTGCTTCAGCACCTTAGAGAATCGTTCTCTTTGAGCTAAGGCGAGGCAACGCCGTACTGGTTTAAAGTTAATCCACTATAAGGTCGTCTGAAAATCAAAAGCCGTCATTATAGTGGACTTCCCTGTAAATTCATAATGATGCTTGAGCGTTTTTCAGACGGCGCGGCTGTTTTATCAACCTAAACTCTGCTTCAGCCAGCGCAAATAGGGGGCGTATCCGCGCGATACGTTTTGCATCAGTATTTGCGGGCATTCGTAGCTGTGGTTGGCGATGATGGTTTTTTGGATTTCGCGGTAGCAGTGGCGCGAGGTTTTGATGGTGATGCGGATTTCGTCGTCGCGGCAGATTTCGCCGTTCCAAAGGTATTGGCTGGTGATGGCTTCGTATTGCACGCAGGCGGCGAGTTGCTTTTCCAAAAGCAGGCTGCCGATTTTTTCGGCTTCTTCGCGGGTCGGGGCGGTGGTGGTAACGATGACGGGTTTGAATGCGGACATTTCAGACGACCTATTGGTTTTTAAACTCGATGGTTCCTTTATATTTCACCCAGTATCCGGCGGCTTTGTATTTGTCTTTTTTTGCGGTTGCTACGGCTGTTTCGTCGAGCCCTTCATATCCGCTGGATTCGAGGATGCTGACTTCTACGGCTTTGCCTTCGGGGGAAACCAAGATGGATAGTTTGACGGGTTTGATGGGTTGTGCGGGATTTTGGGATGCGGGGGCGTATTCTGCCGGGTTGACGGTTTGCGCGGTTGCGGGTAGGGCGAAGGCAAGCAGCAGGGCGGGGATGATGGAGCGGATGGACATATTGTTTTCCTTATTTGTAGATTTGTAGCGGGTTTAGGGGGTTGTTTTTGATTTGTTTTCAGACGACCTTTTGTTTTCCGTGGGCGAAGCCCACGCTACGGTGTTGTGCTATTTTCAGACGACCTTTGTTTTCGCGGGCGAAGCCAACGCTACGGGGTTGTGCTATTTTCAGACGACCTTTTGTTTTCCGTGGGCTAAGCCCACGCTACGGGGTTGTGCTATTTTCAGACGACCCTTTGTTTTCGTGGGCGAAGCCCACGCTACGGCATTGCACCCGTTTGGGCGGCGGGGGCGGTTTTACTTATTTGAAGTTCAATATCGGCCAACCTTTTGCTTTGGCTTCTTGTTCCAGCTCGGCATCGGGATTGACGGCGACGGGTTCGTTGACGAGGCGCAGCAGCGGCAGGTCGTTTTTGGAGTCGCTGTAAAAATAGGTTTTGCCATAGCTTTCGAGCGTTTCGCCGCGTTCGGCGAGCCATTGGTTCAGGCGGGTGATTTTGCCTTCTTTGAGGCTGGGCGTGCCGATGTAGTTGCCGGTGTAGCGGCCGTCGGCACCGGTTTCGAGTTGGGTGCCGATGATGTTGGTGATGCCGAAAAGGTGGCAGATGGGGGTGATGATGAACTCGTTGGTCGAGGAAATCACGAGGGTTTCGTCGCCGGACATTTGGTGGCTCTGCACCAGCATACGCTGCATGGGTGAGATGTGGGGCGTGATGAACTCCGCCATAAATTCGCGGTGAAATTCCGCCAGCTCTTCTTTGCTGTAACGGGCGAGCGGGGCGAGGTGGAATTTGAGGAAGGCGTCGATGTCGAGGCAGCCGTTTTGGTAGTCGCGGTAGAATTTTTCGTTTTGCGCTTCGGTTTCGGCGGCGTCAACCAGCCCTTTTTTGATGAGATATTGCGGCCATGAATGGTCGGAATCGGTGTTGATGAGGGTGTTGTCGAGGTCGAAGATGGCGAGGTTTTTCATTGGGTTTCCTGTTGTTTCAAAAGCTGGCGTAGAAGCGGCAGGGTGATGCGTTTGCCCATGGTAACGGCGTAGTTGTCCAGCGTGTCGAGCATCTGCATCAGGCTGTCCATGTCGCGCCGCCAGTGGTTGAGCAGGTATTCGAAGATTTCGGGGTCTATGGTGACTTGGCGCGCCGCCGCCATGCTGACGAGCGCGTCGATTTTTTCTTGGTCAGTCAGGGGTTTGACTTCGTAAACAAGGCAGTACGCCATGCGGGTGCGCAAGTCTTCGCGGATGACGAGCTGTTGGGGCGTGTGTTCGGAGCTTAACAGCAGAAAGCCTTTGCCGCTGTTGCGAAAACGGTTGAATACGGCAAACAGGAGGGCTTGTTCTTCGTTGCCCAGTTTTTCGATTTGGTCGATGGCGAGGTATTCGGCTTCAAAGGCGGCTTCGGTCAGGGGCGTGGCGGCAGCGTCGATATAGACGGCTTTTTTCCCCGCGTCGAGCGCTTGGGCGACCCATGCGCGCAGCAGGTGGCTTTTGCCTGCGCCTTCTTCACCCCAGACGTAGATAAACGGGTCGTGTTTATGCTGTAACACATAGACCAGTTCGGCATTTTCCGTTCCGAGGAATTTGTCGAAACCGGGATAGCCGCGTTCGGCGAAGTCGAAAATAAGCTGGTTCACAAAGGCATACCGGATGGGTTGGAATCGGGTTTATTGTACGTTGTTTTGTCAGCGCGTATCAAGGCACGGGGTCGTCTGAAAAAGGGGCGCGCGGCATGGGTTTCATATACAATGGCAGACATTTGGCAACGCGTCTGTTTTCAGACGACCCCTGTCTTTTTTATTTCAGGAAAATCTCGTGATTTCGACCCTTATTGATTTTATCCTCCACATCGACCAGCATTTGGTTGAGATTTCCGCGCAATACGGCGTATGGATTTACGCGGTGTTGTTTTTGATTATTTTCTGCGAAACCGGTTTGGTGGTTACGCCGTTTCTACCGGGCGATTCGCTGCTGTTTGCCGCGGGCGGGATTGCCGCGGTCGGCAGCATGAATATTCATGTCATGATCGCGCTGCTTTTGGCCGCCGCGATTTTGGGCGATGCCGCCAACTTCATGATCGGCAAGTTTTTCGGGCGCAAACTCTTTGCCAACCCCGATTCCAAAATCTTCCGCCAGTCGTATTTAGAGAAAACCCATGCTTTCTACGAAAAACACGGCGGCAAAACCATCATCATCGCCCGCTTCGTCCCGATTGTGCGGACGTTCGCCCCGTTTGTCGCAGGTATGGGCAGCATGCACTACGGCACTTTCATCCGCTACAACATCATCGGCGCGGTATTGTGGGTCTTGTCGTTTTCCTATGCCGGCTATTTCTTCGCCAATATTCCGGTTGTCAAAAACAATCTGGCATTGGTGATGGTGGCGATTATCGTGATTTCTATCCTGCCGGGCGTGGTCGAAGTCCTCCGCGCGAGAAGGGCAGCGAAGAAATAAGAGACAATTTGAACCATACAAAAAGGTCGTCTGAAA from Neisseria sp. DTU_2020_1000833_1_SI_GRL_NUU_006 includes these protein-coding regions:
- the cas9 gene encoding type II CRISPR RNA-guided endonuclease Cas9 (Cas9, originally named Csn1, is the large, multifunctional signature protein of type II CRISPR/Cas systems. It is well known even to general audiences because its RNA-guided endonuclease activity has made it a popular tool for custom editing of eukaryotic genomes.) translates to MTAFKHNPLNYILGLDIGIASVGWAMVEIDDKENPVRLIDLGVRVFERAEVPKTGDSLAAARRAARSIRRLTRRRAHRLLRTRRLLKHEGVLKPEDFDENGFIKLLPNTPWQLRAAALDRRLAPLEWAAVLLHLVKHRGYLSQRKNEGETADKELGALLKGVADNTLALQAGDFRTPAELALNKFEKESGHIRNQRGDYSHTFSRKDLQAELVLLFEKQKEFGNPYVSDDLKNGIENLLMTQRPALSGDAVQKMLGHCTFEPAEPKAAKNTYTAERFIWLTKLNNLRILNQGNERPLTDAERTTLMDEPYKKSKLTYAQARKLLGLNDTAFFKGLHYGKDNAESATLMEMKAYHAISRALEKEGLKDKKSPLSLSPELQDEIGTAFSLFKTDEDISGRLKGCLQSEILDALLKHISFDKFIQISLKALRRIVPLMEQGKRYDEACAEIYGDHYGRKNSEETLYLPPIPADEIRNPVVLRALSQARKVINGVVRRYGSPARIHIETAREVGKSFKDRKKIEKRQEENRKDREKAAAKFREYLPNFVGEPKSKDILKLRLYEQQHGKCLYSGKVIDIRRLNEKGYVEIDHALPFSRTWDDSFNNKVLVLGSENQNKGNRTPYEYFNGKDNSREWLEFKARVETSRFPHSKKQRVLLQKFDEEGFKERNLNDTRYVNRFLCQFVADHMQLTGKGKRRVFASNGQITNLLRGFWGLHKVRAENDRHHALDAVVVACSTVAMQQRITRFVRYKEMNAFDGKTVDKETGEVLHQKTHFPQPWEFFTQEVMIRVFGKPDGEPEFEEADTPEKLRALLAEKVSSRPKAVHEYVTPLFVSRAPNRKMSGQGHMETVKSAKRLNEGISVLRVPLTQLKLKDLEKMVNREREPKLYEALKARLEAHKDDPTKAFVEPFYKHDKAGNPTQQVKAVRIEQVQKTGVWVRNQNGIADNATMVRVDVFEKAGKYYLVPIYSWQVAKGILPDKAIIAFKDEEEWQLIDDSFNFKFPLHPNDLVEVITKKARIFGYFASCHRGTGNINIRIHDLDNKVGKNGILEGIGVKTALSFQKYQIDELGKEIRPCRLKKRPPVR
- the kdsA gene encoding 3-deoxy-8-phosphooctulonate synthase — encoded protein: MNIRINNLTVGNDLPFTLFGGINVLEDLDSTLKACEQYVKVTDKLGIPYVFKASFDKANRSSIHSFRGVGLDEGMKIFQAVKREFDVPVITDVHEPYQCAPVAEVCDVIQLPAFLARQTDLVVAMAKTGNVINIKKPQFLSPSQMKNIVEKFQEAGNGQIILCERGANFGYDNLVVDMLGFGVMKQTCGGLPVIFDVTHSLQTRESGAAASGGRRAQVLDLALAGMATRLAGLFLESHPNPDQAKCDGPSALPLAQLEDFLTRVKAVDETVKSFAPMDIR
- the panD gene encoding aspartate 1-decarboxylase, translated to MFRTMLGGKIHRATVTEADLNYVGSITIDQDLLDAAGILVNEKVAIVNNNNGERFETYTIPGERGSGVVCLNGAAARLVQKGDIVIIMSYVMLSEPEIAAHEPKVVLVDEHNKIRDILSYEPPHTVL
- the cutA gene encoding divalent-cation tolerance protein CutA; this translates as MSAFKPVIVTTTAPTREEAEKIGSLLLEKQLAACVQYEAITSQYLWNGEICRDDEIRITIKTSRHCYREIQKTIIANHSYECPQILMQNVSRGYAPYLRWLKQSLG
- a CDS encoding TonB family protein is translated as MSIRSIIPALLLAFALPATAQTVNPAEYAPASQNPAQPIKPVKLSILVSPEGKAVEVSILESSGYEGLDETAVATAKKDKYKAAGYWVKYKGTIEFKNQ
- a CDS encoding HAD family hydrolase, yielding MKNLAIFDLDNTLINTDSDHSWPQYLIKKGLVDAAETEAQNEKFYRDYQNGCLDIDAFLKFHLAPLARYSKEELAEFHREFMAEFITPHISPMQRMLVQSHQMSGDETLVISSTNEFIITPICHLFGITNIIGTQLETGADGRYTGNYIGTPSLKEGKITRLNQWLAERGETLESYGKTYFYSDSKNDLPLLRLVNEPVAVNPDAELEQEAKAKGWPILNFK
- the hda gene encoding DnaA regulatory inactivator Hda is translated as MNQLIFDFAERGYPGFDKFLGTENAELVYVLQHKHDPFIYVWGEEGAGKSHLLRAWVAQALDAGKKAVYIDAAATPLTEAAFEAEYLAIDQIEKLGNEEQALLFAVFNRFRNSGKGFLLLSSEHTPQQLVIREDLRTRMAYCLVYEVKPLTDQEKIDALVSMAAARQVTIDPEIFEYLLNHWRRDMDSLMQMLDTLDNYAVTMGKRITLPLLRQLLKQQETQ
- a CDS encoding DedA family protein encodes the protein MISTLIDFILHIDQHLVEISAQYGVWIYAVLFLIIFCETGLVVTPFLPGDSLLFAAGGIAAVGSMNIHVMIALLLAAAILGDAANFMIGKFFGRKLFANPDSKIFRQSYLEKTHAFYEKHGGKTIIIARFVPIVRTFAPFVAGMGSMHYGTFIRYNIIGAVLWVLSFSYAGYFFANIPVVKNNLALVMVAIIVISILPGVVEVLRARRAAKK